The Neorhizobium sp. NCHU2750 genome has a window encoding:
- a CDS encoding diguanylate cyclase → MFLRFDINSDDPLPHYLFSRRSALQAVHLIAIDRDGTTREATLPADQLQSSLRGGYFKAPLPDVTRDTDRIVVAFDLPSHKMTLERAYLAPSDLLLDRDLVRQLLLLAILAGMLCMPLIFNTAFYRVLREPFVFWHSALTLSLLLTILTSSGLAVILFDPPAMTLSWMTTVIFGAMIASGSMFTYSFIEPGCMHPFLRRALPVCAVSAMLLGVAHAAFPYIARPIQSAAYTAAFTPALLVFMLSVADGLRRGSRAAKFQAAGYIPVIMAGLVRLVTGVVPGLESNDAMLLFYAGCVCEVLFTTLGVADRFMAIRHQRDKARFEADGLKHLSERDALTGLFNRRAMEQNFEQYRNDGYRTLAVLDLDHFKAINDIHGHAVGDAVLKIVAEVLQAGQQVHAFRLGGEEFVLLLRGEDAHLRAERLRQTIPAAVTAGMPSIKHSVTASMGMADTIADTGGTFDELYRRADKLLYDAKLAGRNRSRVALANGGEG, encoded by the coding sequence GTGTTTCTGCGGTTCGATATCAATTCCGACGATCCGCTCCCGCATTATCTCTTTTCCAGAAGAAGCGCTCTCCAGGCCGTGCATCTGATCGCCATTGATCGGGACGGCACGACACGTGAGGCGACGCTTCCGGCAGACCAGCTACAAAGCTCCCTGCGTGGCGGATATTTCAAAGCACCTCTGCCGGATGTGACCCGCGACACAGACAGGATCGTCGTCGCCTTCGATTTGCCGAGCCACAAGATGACGCTGGAACGGGCCTATCTCGCTCCGAGCGACCTTCTCCTCGACCGGGATTTGGTGCGCCAGCTTCTGTTGCTCGCCATACTTGCCGGCATGCTGTGCATGCCACTCATCTTCAACACCGCCTTCTACCGTGTCCTGCGCGAGCCATTCGTCTTCTGGCATTCCGCGCTGACGCTCTCCCTGCTCTTGACGATCCTGACTTCGTCGGGGCTCGCTGTCATCCTTTTCGATCCGCCGGCCATGACATTGAGCTGGATGACGACCGTGATCTTCGGTGCGATGATTGCCTCTGGTTCGATGTTTACCTACAGCTTCATCGAGCCTGGGTGCATGCATCCCTTTCTTCGGCGGGCACTGCCGGTTTGCGCCGTCTCTGCCATGCTTCTCGGCGTAGCTCACGCAGCATTTCCCTATATCGCTCGGCCGATCCAGTCGGCAGCCTATACGGCGGCCTTCACGCCGGCTCTGCTCGTCTTCATGCTGTCGGTGGCAGACGGCCTACGGCGCGGGAGCCGTGCGGCCAAGTTTCAGGCGGCCGGTTATATTCCGGTGATCATGGCGGGATTGGTTCGTCTGGTGACCGGCGTGGTTCCCGGCCTGGAAAGCAATGACGCCATGCTGCTGTTTTATGCAGGATGTGTGTGCGAGGTCCTGTTCACCACGCTCGGCGTCGCCGACCGTTTCATGGCGATCAGGCACCAGAGGGACAAGGCTCGCTTCGAGGCAGATGGCCTGAAGCATCTATCCGAGCGCGACGCCCTGACGGGATTGTTCAACCGGCGGGCCATGGAACAAAATTTCGAGCAATATCGCAACGATGGCTATCGCACTCTCGCGGTACTGGATCTTGATCACTTCAAGGCCATCAATGACATCCATGGCCACGCGGTCGGCGATGCTGTCCTGAAGATTGTGGCGGAGGTCCTTCAGGCAGGCCAGCAGGTCCATGCCTTCCGCCTCGGCGGTGAGGAATTCGTGCTGCTCCTGCGTGGCGAAGACGCCCACTTGCGCGCGGAGCGCCTGCGCCAGACCATTCCCGCGGCGGTCACGGCCGGAATGCCGTCGATCAAGCATAGTGTGACGGCCAGCATGGGCATGGCGGACACTATAGCTGATACGGGCGGGACATTTGACGAGCTTTACCGCCGCGCAGACAAGCTGCTCTATGATGCCAAGCTTGCAGGTCGAAATCGAAGCAGGGTAGCCTTGGCAAACGGCGGAGAAGGCTGA
- a CDS encoding branched-chain amino acid aminotransferase, with translation MSSDTTPLHFDTKPNTNPMPEADRLKAFENLGFGTLFSDHMAVVRWSADKGWHSAEITARAPFPIDPASSVLHYAQEIFEGMKAYRAADGRAVLFRPEENARRFNESARRMAMPELPEADFLAAVEKLVRIDAKWIPQGEGSLYLRPFMFACENFLGVRPSKEYIFCVIASPVGPYFKGGAKPVKIWLSEQYTRAAPGGTGAAKCGGNYAASLIAQKEASAQGCDQVVFLDAAEHRWVEELGGMNVFFVMDDGTLVTPPLNGTILPGITRKSLIDLAREQGMTVKEELYSFEQWQADVKSGKLKEAFACGTAAVVAAIGAVKFPAGEFQIANGETGETTTKLRQALIGIQRGQTNDSHGWLHEIAGV, from the coding sequence ATGTCATCCGATACCACTCCCCTTCATTTCGACACCAAGCCGAACACGAACCCCATGCCGGAAGCCGACAGGCTGAAGGCTTTCGAGAACCTCGGCTTCGGCACGCTTTTTTCCGACCATATGGCCGTCGTGCGCTGGAGCGCCGACAAAGGCTGGCACTCCGCCGAGATTACCGCACGCGCGCCCTTCCCGATCGATCCGGCATCGAGCGTGCTGCACTACGCCCAGGAAATCTTCGAGGGCATGAAAGCCTATCGTGCAGCCGATGGCCGCGCCGTGCTGTTCCGTCCGGAAGAAAACGCCCGTCGCTTCAACGAATCCGCCCGTCGCATGGCAATGCCGGAACTGCCGGAAGCCGATTTCCTGGCCGCAGTCGAGAAGCTCGTGCGCATCGATGCCAAGTGGATCCCGCAGGGTGAGGGTAGCCTTTATCTTCGCCCCTTCATGTTCGCTTGCGAGAACTTCCTCGGCGTGCGTCCGTCGAAGGAATACATTTTCTGTGTCATCGCCTCGCCGGTCGGCCCCTATTTCAAGGGTGGTGCTAAGCCGGTGAAGATCTGGCTTTCCGAACAGTATACGCGTGCAGCCCCCGGCGGCACCGGTGCTGCCAAGTGCGGCGGCAACTATGCGGCAAGCCTGATTGCCCAGAAGGAAGCAAGCGCGCAGGGCTGCGACCAGGTCGTCTTCCTCGATGCCGCCGAGCATCGCTGGGTCGAGGAACTGGGCGGCATGAACGTGTTCTTCGTCATGGACGACGGGACGCTCGTCACTCCGCCGCTGAACGGCACGATCCTTCCGGGCATCACCCGCAAGTCGCTGATCGATCTCGCCCGCGAACAAGGGATGACGGTCAAGGAGGAACTCTATTCCTTCGAACAGTGGCAGGCTGACGTGAAGAGCGGCAAGCTCAAGGAAGCCTTTGCCTGTGGTACGGCCGCAGTCGTCGCGGCGATCGGTGCCGTCAAGTTCCCGGCGGGCGAGTTCCAGATCGCCAACGGCGAGACAGGCGAAACGACGACGAAGCTGCGTCAGGCCCTGATCGGAATCCAGCGCGGCCAGACCAATGACAGCCATGGCTGGCTGCATGAGATTGCCGGCGTCTGA
- a CDS encoding ABC transporter substrate-binding protein → MTNGINRRQFGLMAGALVASTALSTTARAAATGRVVVGTWGGDYQNLQQQFIVDALLKDSGINVVFDTANDTVRKTKMLAERRLPRGSMDIACLTGQGAYEMNKNGLLEELDEKKVPNLKFVPEALRNNYSAPHIYTGRVILYNPKFVKTPPTSYADLWDPQYAGKIGVIDIQYQTTIESAAMISGGGLDNYEPGKEKLLELKKQGVKIYPTNEAMAQAMQTEECVMCIMWNARGYMWKKAGIPVEIAVPKEGLVLYVSDMCVPKNAPNKEAAYAYLNAMMEPGPQKAFAATMGYAPTNTTVKLDPDLAKLVDYTEEQQKGFLTQNMEYLAKTDASLQDWWNKSFKG, encoded by the coding sequence ATGACGAATGGCATCAACAGAAGACAGTTCGGCCTGATGGCCGGCGCGCTGGTGGCAAGCACCGCGCTTTCGACCACCGCCCGCGCAGCAGCCACCGGCCGCGTCGTCGTCGGCACCTGGGGCGGCGACTACCAGAACCTGCAGCAGCAGTTCATCGTCGATGCGCTTCTGAAGGATAGCGGCATCAACGTCGTCTTCGACACTGCCAACGACACGGTGCGCAAGACCAAGATGCTTGCCGAACGCCGTCTGCCGCGCGGATCGATGGACATTGCCTGCCTGACCGGCCAGGGCGCATATGAAATGAACAAGAACGGCCTTCTCGAGGAACTGGACGAGAAAAAGGTCCCGAACCTCAAGTTCGTTCCCGAAGCGCTACGCAACAATTACAGCGCGCCGCATATCTATACCGGCCGCGTGATCCTCTATAATCCGAAATTCGTCAAAACGCCGCCGACCTCCTATGCAGACCTCTGGGACCCGCAATATGCCGGCAAGATCGGCGTGATCGACATCCAGTACCAGACCACGATCGAATCGGCTGCGATGATCTCCGGCGGCGGCCTCGACAATTACGAGCCCGGCAAGGAAAAGCTGCTGGAACTGAAGAAGCAGGGCGTCAAGATCTATCCGACCAACGAAGCCATGGCACAGGCGATGCAGACGGAAGAATGCGTCATGTGCATCATGTGGAACGCCCGCGGCTACATGTGGAAGAAGGCCGGTATTCCGGTCGAGATCGCCGTGCCGAAGGAAGGCCTGGTTCTCTATGTTTCCGACATGTGCGTGCCGAAGAATGCGCCCAACAAGGAAGCCGCCTACGCCTATCTGAACGCCATGATGGAACCCGGCCCGCAGAAGGCCTTTGCCGCGACGATGGGCTACGCCCCGACCAACACGACGGTGAAGCTTGATCCGGATCTCGCCAAGCTGGTCGACTACACGGAAGAGCAGCAGAAGGGCTTCCTGACCCAGAACATGGAATATCTGGCCAAGACGGACGCCTCGCTGCAGGACTGGTGGAACAAGTCCTTCAAGGGCTGA
- a CDS encoding ABC transporter permease yields MIKKGTTAAALLTPATLMVVVFLVLPMLLLLRYSFNRYVPGEFMVPGMTTENYTSLLSDSYYLSGLQTTILMAFGVTVACILLGLPLAGFIARQKGHMKTLLLMMIILPLFVSNAVRAAGWMVAFGQNGVVNYFLTSTGLINAPLTLMYTPTAVFVGIISVNLPYVVLTLQSVLEGLDQNTKDASLSLGAGPFETFRLVTVPLAMPGILAAFVLSFILTMNAYATPVLLGGPSFHMMAPMVVDEVLGKANWPFGATLSFILMGVTLVLTVASSMFIAKRYNYSE; encoded by the coding sequence ATGATCAAGAAGGGTACGACGGCAGCCGCATTGCTGACGCCCGCCACGCTGATGGTGGTGGTCTTCCTCGTGCTGCCCATGCTGCTGCTGCTGCGCTACAGCTTCAACCGCTATGTCCCCGGCGAATTCATGGTGCCGGGCATGACGACCGAGAACTACACCTCTCTTCTGTCGGACAGTTACTATCTTTCCGGCCTGCAGACGACGATCCTGATGGCCTTCGGCGTCACGGTCGCCTGCATCCTGCTCGGCCTGCCGCTCGCCGGGTTCATCGCCCGCCAGAAAGGGCATATGAAGACGCTCCTGCTGATGATGATCATCCTGCCGCTCTTCGTCAGCAATGCCGTACGCGCTGCCGGCTGGATGGTCGCGTTCGGCCAGAACGGCGTCGTCAACTATTTCCTCACCAGCACCGGGCTGATCAATGCCCCGCTGACCTTGATGTACACGCCGACGGCAGTTTTCGTCGGCATCATCTCCGTCAATCTTCCCTATGTTGTCCTCACCCTCCAGAGCGTGCTCGAGGGCCTTGACCAGAATACCAAGGACGCATCGCTCAGCCTCGGCGCCGGCCCGTTCGAGACCTTCCGACTGGTCACGGTCCCGCTGGCCATGCCCGGCATCCTTGCCGCTTTCGTGCTTTCCTTCATCCTGACAATGAACGCCTATGCGACGCCCGTCCTGCTTGGCGGTCCGTCCTTCCACATGATGGCGCCGATGGTGGTCGACGAGGTTCTCGGCAAGGCCAACTGGCCGTTCGGCGCGACGCTCTCCTTCATCCTGATGGGCGTGACACTTGTGCTCACGGTCGCGAGCAGCATGTTCATTGCCAAACGCTACAATTATTCGGAATAG
- a CDS encoding fucose isomerase, with protein MTKEIALFASGDLRLSANQQCWATQDAMEKKLGEVLAGLGYTVKRAHSYKPDEGHGFLASQREGMDAFAKIDPNVPVIVAESVWQYSHHVLAGLTSHKGPILTVANWSGQWPGLVGLLNLNGSLTKAGVAYSSLWSETFDDDFFRSGLTQWLSEGTIDHDTSHVTPFKAGKVPQDLKDLAKEIAHDFRTNKVILGIFDEGCMGMYNAIVPDELLMPLGIFKERLSQSALYYATTQVPVEEGRAVYQDLIAKGMKFHLGTDPEQELTEDQVIDQCRMYIAAVRTAENFGCEAIGIQYQQGLKDLLPASDLVEGILNDDGRPDVKGRDGKVIRQGKAIVHFNEVDECAGLDGLMTNRLHRALGQPVENTLHDLRWGGVDPTGSVDGFVWVFEISGAAPPAHHEGGWAGSDSMRQPPMFFPAGGGTLRGIARPGEIVWSRIFVEDNRLKMDIGRGQAVSLPKEETERRWKSTNEQWPMMHAVLTGVSRDQMMARHKANHIQVVYANSAVDADRAALAKAALAAELGMEVNFCGVDLG; from the coding sequence ATGACCAAAGAGATTGCACTTTTCGCCAGCGGAGACCTTCGTCTGTCCGCCAACCAGCAGTGCTGGGCGACGCAGGACGCGATGGAAAAGAAACTCGGCGAAGTGCTCGCCGGCCTCGGCTATACGGTGAAGCGTGCTCACTCCTATAAGCCGGATGAAGGCCACGGCTTTCTCGCCTCGCAGCGCGAGGGCATGGATGCATTCGCAAAGATCGATCCCAATGTGCCGGTGATCGTGGCGGAATCCGTCTGGCAATATTCGCACCATGTTCTGGCGGGTCTGACGAGCCACAAGGGCCCGATCCTGACCGTTGCCAACTGGTCTGGACAGTGGCCGGGCCTCGTCGGCCTGCTCAACCTGAATGGCTCGCTGACCAAGGCTGGTGTCGCCTATTCCTCGCTGTGGAGCGAGACATTCGACGATGATTTCTTCCGCTCCGGCCTTACCCAATGGCTGTCGGAAGGCACGATCGACCATGACACGAGCCATGTGACGCCGTTCAAGGCCGGCAAGGTGCCGCAGGATCTCAAGGATCTGGCGAAGGAGATCGCTCACGATTTCCGCACCAACAAGGTCATTCTCGGCATCTTCGATGAGGGCTGCATGGGCATGTACAATGCCATCGTGCCCGACGAGCTTCTGATGCCGCTCGGCATCTTCAAGGAGCGCCTGTCGCAATCGGCCCTCTATTACGCCACCACGCAGGTGCCGGTGGAGGAAGGCCGTGCCGTCTACCAGGACCTCATCGCCAAGGGCATGAAGTTCCATCTCGGGACCGACCCGGAGCAGGAACTGACGGAGGACCAGGTTATCGACCAGTGCCGTATGTATATCGCGGCGGTGCGCACTGCCGAGAATTTCGGCTGCGAGGCGATCGGTATCCAGTACCAGCAGGGTTTGAAAGACCTTCTGCCGGCTTCCGATCTCGTGGAAGGCATTCTCAACGATGATGGTCGGCCGGATGTCAAAGGCCGCGACGGCAAGGTCATCCGACAGGGCAAGGCGATCGTGCATTTCAACGAGGTGGACGAGTGCGCCGGCCTCGACGGGCTGATGACCAACCGACTGCACCGCGCGCTCGGCCAGCCAGTGGAAAATACCCTGCATGACCTGCGGTGGGGGGGTGTCGATCCGACAGGCTCGGTCGATGGCTTCGTCTGGGTGTTCGAGATATCCGGTGCCGCTCCGCCGGCCCATCACGAAGGGGGCTGGGCGGGATCCGACAGCATGCGGCAGCCGCCGATGTTCTTCCCTGCAGGCGGCGGCACCCTACGCGGCATCGCCAGGCCCGGCGAGATCGTCTGGTCGCGCATCTTCGTCGAGGACAACAGGCTGAAGATGGACATTGGCCGCGGTCAGGCCGTGTCCTTGCCGAAGGAAGAGACTGAGCGCCGCTGGAAATCCACCAACGAACAGTGGCCGATGATGCATGCGGTACTGACCGGCGTGTCCCGCGATCAGATGATGGCTCGCCACAAGGCAAACCATATTCAGGTCGTGTATGCCAATTCGGCCGTTGACGCCGACCGTGCCGCGCTTGCCAAGGCGGCACTTGCCGCGGAACTCGGCATGGAGGTCAATTTCTGCGGGGTCGATCTCGGCTAA
- a CDS encoding Xaa-Pro peptidase family protein yields the protein MSAPAYKSFAQSLSEFENIAAAIPPISIEELQARVAKLQGLMKAAGVKAVYLDTSTSLTYFTAMTLGASERLHGAVIPSSGAPIYISPAFEEPKTQTLITIEGEIAVWEEHEDPALLVANLVCGLAAEGDTLAFDPATPFVFSSAITAHIGARLRNIGAKELIAQCRQIKSKTEIAIIQTAMTASLGVHKAVWEGLYEGVSTTEVTDFIAAAHAKLGMRHIFAAAQFGEATAYPHGVPYPQTLKTGDMVLIDLGAHIHRYCSDITRTYVFGEPTDRQRQVWTLEQKAHQAAFDAAKLGTPCEEVDFAARKVLTDAGFGPDYQVPGLPHRTGHGLGMDMHEDPFIVRGNKTPLEPGMVFSDEPMLAIYGECGVRLEDIIYMSEEGPVFFTEPAKSIDAPFA from the coding sequence ATGAGTGCCCCTGCATACAAGTCGTTCGCGCAATCGCTGTCCGAATTCGAAAACATCGCTGCCGCAATCCCGCCGATCTCCATCGAGGAGTTGCAAGCGCGTGTCGCCAAGCTGCAGGGACTGATGAAGGCTGCCGGCGTCAAGGCCGTCTATCTCGACACCTCCACCAGCCTCACCTATTTCACCGCCATGACGCTCGGTGCCAGCGAGCGCCTGCATGGAGCGGTCATCCCCTCTTCCGGTGCGCCGATCTATATCAGCCCGGCCTTCGAAGAGCCGAAAACACAGACGCTGATCACCATCGAGGGTGAAATCGCCGTCTGGGAAGAGCATGAGGACCCGGCCTTGCTGGTCGCGAACCTCGTCTGCGGCCTCGCCGCCGAGGGCGATACGCTCGCCTTCGACCCGGCAACGCCTTTCGTCTTTTCCAGCGCGATCACGGCTCATATCGGCGCCCGCCTGCGGAACATCGGCGCCAAAGAGCTCATCGCCCAGTGCCGGCAGATCAAGTCGAAAACCGAAATCGCCATCATCCAGACGGCAATGACGGCGAGCCTCGGTGTCCATAAAGCAGTCTGGGAAGGTCTCTACGAGGGCGTCTCGACGACCGAAGTGACCGATTTCATCGCCGCCGCCCATGCGAAACTCGGTATGCGCCATATCTTCGCCGCCGCCCAGTTCGGCGAGGCCACCGCCTATCCGCATGGCGTGCCCTACCCGCAGACGCTGAAGACCGGCGACATGGTGCTGATCGATCTCGGCGCCCATATCCATCGCTACTGCTCGGACATCACCCGCACCTATGTGTTCGGCGAACCGACCGACCGCCAGCGCCAAGTCTGGACGCTGGAACAGAAGGCCCATCAGGCTGCCTTCGACGCCGCCAAACTCGGCACGCCGTGCGAAGAGGTCGATTTCGCCGCCCGCAAGGTGCTGACCGATGCCGGCTTCGGCCCGGATTATCAGGTGCCGGGCTTGCCGCATCGCACCGGCCACGGGCTCGGAATGGACATGCACGAGGATCCGTTCATCGTGCGCGGCAACAAGACGCCGCTTGAACCGGGCATGGTCTTTTCCGACGAACCGATGCTGGCCATCTATGGCGAATGCGGCGTGCGCCTGGAAGACATCATCTACATGTCCGAAGAAGGCCCGGTCTTCTTTACCGAACCGGCAAAGTCGATCGACGCGCCTTTCGCGTAA
- a CDS encoding ABC transporter ATP-binding protein: protein MATVTIENLRKVYGDFVAVDNMNLDVKDGEFLILLGPSGCGKTTTLRMLAGFVEPNSGKLGIGGRDITTEPPYRRNIGLVFQNYALFPHLTIYENVAFGLRRRKLPEAEIKTRVAEALELVRLGHLEDRYPKQMSGGQQQRVAIARALAIRPDILLLDEPLSNLDAKLRLQVRDELKALQQKLGITTVMVTHDQDEAMYVGDRLVVMQEGKIQQIGSPTELYNHPANRFVASFIGRTNFVEGEIAAGQNTFTTKTGLAIKTEIASQSHTELMVRPEMIELSSAPTGEANCFDAEIASSVFLGGNIEIVATLPGGDTVTVITTVKHLKDKGLSAEAGSRLHLSFTPESAVLM, encoded by the coding sequence ATGGCAACAGTCACGATCGAAAACCTGCGCAAGGTCTATGGTGATTTTGTTGCCGTCGACAACATGAACCTGGACGTCAAGGACGGCGAGTTCCTGATCCTGCTCGGGCCCTCCGGCTGCGGCAAGACGACGACGCTGCGCATGCTTGCCGGCTTCGTCGAACCCAACAGTGGCAAGCTCGGGATAGGTGGGCGCGACATCACCACCGAGCCGCCCTATCGCCGCAATATCGGCCTCGTATTCCAGAACTACGCGCTCTTCCCGCATCTGACGATCTATGAAAACGTCGCCTTCGGCCTTCGCCGCCGCAAGCTGCCGGAGGCAGAGATCAAGACGCGGGTGGCCGAAGCGCTGGAACTGGTACGCCTCGGCCATCTGGAGGATCGCTATCCCAAGCAGATGTCTGGCGGCCAGCAGCAGCGCGTCGCGATTGCCCGCGCGCTTGCCATCCGCCCGGATATCCTGCTGCTCGACGAGCCGCTTTCCAACCTCGACGCCAAGCTGCGCCTGCAGGTGCGCGACGAGTTGAAGGCACTGCAGCAGAAGCTCGGGATCACCACGGTCATGGTCACCCACGACCAGGACGAGGCGATGTATGTCGGCGATCGGCTGGTCGTGATGCAGGAAGGCAAGATCCAGCAGATCGGCAGCCCGACCGAACTCTATAACCATCCCGCCAACCGCTTCGTAGCCTCCTTCATCGGCCGCACCAATTTTGTCGAGGGCGAAATCGCGGCCGGCCAAAACACCTTCACCACGAAGACCGGGCTGGCGATCAAGACCGAGATCGCATCGCAGAGCCATACCGAACTGATGGTACGGCCGGAAATGATCGAGCTGTCGTCTGCGCCGACCGGCGAAGCCAACTGCTTCGACGCCGAGATTGCCAGCAGCGTCTTCCTCGGCGGCAATATCGAGATTGTCGCGACACTTCCCGGCGGCGACACCGTCACCGTGATTACCACCGTCAAGCACCTGAAGGACAAAGGCCTTTCGGCGGAAGCCGGCAGTCGCCTCCACCTCTCCTTCACGCCTGAATCCGCAGTCCTGATGTGA
- a CDS encoding FGGY-family carbohydrate kinase, with the protein MTSFIGIDVGTGSARAGIFDERGTLLAAYSQPIATERPKEDFVNQSSRDIWEAICTCVKKSMADASLSPADIAGIGFDATCSLVVVDDKGEPVTVSPGGDDDWNIIVWMDHRAIGDADQINALKSPVLDYVGGVISPEMETPKLRWLKREMPQSFSRAHAFFDLPDWLVHKATGNDIRSLCSTVCKWTYLGQNGTSGEGWDKAYFESAGIAELAADNFRSIGNRLAAPGDNVGSLSEAAAADLGLAPGTAVAASLIDAYSGALGTMGVDLGEGALDDRLALIAGTSSCHITVSEKPAFVPGVWGPYFSVLLPGLWANEAGQSAAGALIDRVIEGHAAIHQARETAKSEGISVFTLFDRRLEAMAQGGETATLTKSRHIQPDFHGNRSPLADPLRKGGITGLSLDRGLDDLALDYLATLQALAYGTRHIIAEMRANGVSVETLVVSGGLAQNRLFLREHADATGCAIVVPDQREPVLVGSAMLGAVASGHYADLPAAMRAMSGLGSRITARGGEIAAYHDRKYRVFRRMQEDFVAYAALMAGTEH; encoded by the coding sequence ATGACCTCATTCATTGGTATCGACGTTGGCACCGGCAGCGCCCGCGCCGGCATTTTCGATGAGCGCGGCACGCTGCTCGCCGCCTATTCGCAGCCGATCGCCACCGAGAGACCGAAGGAGGATTTCGTCAATCAGTCTTCCCGTGACATCTGGGAAGCGATCTGCACCTGCGTGAAGAAATCGATGGCGGATGCCAGCCTGTCCCCGGCGGATATTGCGGGCATAGGCTTCGATGCCACCTGCTCGCTGGTCGTGGTGGACGACAAGGGGGAGCCGGTCACCGTCAGCCCCGGCGGCGATGACGACTGGAATATCATCGTCTGGATGGACCACCGTGCGATCGGCGATGCCGACCAGATCAACGCGCTGAAAAGCCCTGTTCTCGACTATGTTGGCGGCGTCATCTCGCCCGAGATGGAAACGCCGAAACTGCGCTGGCTGAAGCGTGAGATGCCGCAGAGTTTCTCTCGTGCACACGCCTTTTTCGATCTACCGGACTGGCTGGTGCACAAGGCAACCGGAAACGACATCCGCTCCCTCTGCAGTACCGTCTGCAAATGGACCTATCTTGGCCAGAACGGAACGTCGGGCGAGGGCTGGGACAAGGCTTATTTCGAAAGCGCCGGCATAGCCGAGCTTGCTGCCGATAATTTCCGCTCCATCGGCAACCGCCTCGCAGCACCCGGCGACAATGTCGGCTCGCTCTCGGAGGCCGCCGCGGCAGATCTCGGGCTCGCTCCGGGCACGGCCGTTGCCGCCAGCCTGATCGACGCTTATTCCGGCGCGCTCGGTACGATGGGTGTCGATCTGGGCGAGGGTGCACTCGATGATCGTCTGGCGCTCATCGCCGGCACCTCATCCTGCCATATTACCGTCAGTGAGAAGCCGGCCTTCGTGCCGGGTGTCTGGGGGCCTTATTTTTCCGTTCTGCTGCCGGGACTATGGGCCAACGAAGCGGGTCAGTCGGCGGCCGGTGCGCTTATCGACCGGGTGATCGAGGGGCATGCCGCGATCCATCAGGCACGCGAGACCGCAAAGTCCGAAGGCATTTCCGTTTTCACGCTGTTTGACCGCCGCCTTGAAGCCATGGCGCAAGGCGGCGAGACGGCCACGCTGACGAAATCGCGGCACATACAACCGGATTTCCACGGCAACCGCTCTCCGCTTGCTGATCCGTTGCGCAAGGGCGGCATCACCGGCCTGTCGCTTGATCGCGGCCTGGACGATCTAGCGCTCGACTATCTCGCGACCCTGCAGGCGCTCGCTTATGGCACTCGCCACATCATTGCGGAGATGCGGGCCAATGGCGTCAGCGTCGAAACACTGGTGGTAAGCGGGGGGCTTGCTCAGAACAGGCTGTTTCTGCGCGAACATGCGGATGCGACGGGCTGCGCCATCGTCGTGCCCGACCAGCGCGAACCGGTTTTGGTCGGCAGCGCCATGCTGGGTGCGGTGGCGAGTGGCCATTATGCCGACCTGCCCGCCGCCATGCGCGCAATGAGCGGGCTTGGTAGCCGCATAACTGCGCGCGGCGGCGAGATCGCCGCCTATCACGATCGCAAATACCGTGTCTTCCGCCGCATGCAGGAAGACTTCGTTGCCTATGCCGCGCTGATGGCCGGCACTGAACATTGA